The following proteins are co-located in the Gloeocapsa sp. PCC 7428 genome:
- a CDS encoding sodium:proton antiporter, translating into MVDIYILDLLVIGLLLLCVTLGSGWISRLPISFALIYLVVGVVLGPYGLNIVQIRPDAQFLERLTEFVVIVSLFSCGLKMNRPLNAGAWRSTIRLIGFLMPLSIFAIAAIAHWFLRMEWGPAILLGAILAPTDPVLASEVQLTHTEDRDELRFGLTSEGGLNDALAFPFVYFGIHWFEDGNNWQEWFGQWVGIDLIWAVAAGIVMGIVVPWVVVTIDQNIQKHTKVDDLMEDFVAISIILLTYSLTEVVNGYGFLAVFIAGIVAQRRYEDPEKPFSQREFTERIEKLLEVATILILGSILRLAAIQEHAIAALIVGGSLLFIIRPLGTWLSTIGGGYRPITRWLFGWFGVRGVGSIYYLTYAFGHGLQGQLGEQIAWITYITIVVSVILHGISTTPLMNVYNQYKNNRSRKINVST; encoded by the coding sequence ATGGTAGATATCTACATCCTAGACCTACTCGTGATAGGTCTTTTGTTATTGTGCGTCACTCTAGGTTCAGGATGGATTTCCCGTTTACCAATTTCTTTCGCCTTAATCTACTTGGTGGTGGGTGTTGTTCTTGGTCCCTATGGGTTGAATATCGTCCAAATACGTCCTGATGCGCAGTTTTTAGAACGCTTAACGGAATTCGTTGTAATCGTTTCGCTATTCAGTTGTGGCTTAAAAATGAATCGCCCTTTAAATGCAGGTGCGTGGCGTTCGACAATTCGCTTAATCGGCTTTTTGATGCCATTGTCCATTTTTGCGATCGCGGCGATCGCGCATTGGTTTTTACGCATGGAGTGGGGACCCGCGATTTTGTTAGGAGCAATTCTAGCACCGACTGACCCTGTATTAGCATCAGAAGTCCAACTAACGCATACTGAGGATCGTGACGAGTTACGCTTTGGTTTAACTTCCGAAGGTGGCTTAAATGACGCTTTAGCCTTTCCCTTCGTCTACTTCGGAATTCATTGGTTTGAAGATGGCAACAATTGGCAAGAGTGGTTTGGGCAATGGGTTGGAATCGATTTAATTTGGGCGGTGGCGGCAGGCATAGTGATGGGAATTGTGGTTCCCTGGGTTGTAGTGACGATTGACCAGAACATCCAAAAGCATACCAAAGTCGATGACTTGATGGAGGACTTTGTTGCGATTAGCATTATTTTGCTCACCTACTCTTTGACAGAAGTTGTCAACGGCTATGGATTTTTAGCTGTCTTTATCGCTGGAATCGTTGCACAACGACGTTATGAAGATCCTGAAAAACCTTTCTCTCAAAGGGAATTCACCGAACGCATCGAAAAACTCCTCGAAGTAGCAACAATTTTGATCCTTGGGTCAATACTACGATTAGCAGCAATTCAAGAACACGCGATCGCTGCTTTGATCGTTGGCGGATCGCTGTTATTTATTATTCGTCCTCTAGGAACCTGGTTAAGTACCATTGGCGGCGGCTATCGTCCGATCACGCGTTGGTTATTTGGCTGGTTTGGCGTGCGTGGTGTTGGTTCTATTTATTACCTCACCTATGCCTTTGGTCATGGCTTGCAAGGTCAATTAGGCGAACAAATTGCTTGGATTACCTATATTACAATTGTGGTGTCTGTGATTCTGCATGGCATCAGTACCACACCTTTGATGAATGTATATAATCAGTACAAAAACAACCGTAGCAGAAAGATCAATGTATCTACGTGA
- a CDS encoding Rpn family recombination-promoting nuclease/putative transposase: protein MKTDSLFYQIFAEFPSIFFELIGRPANEAQGYQFRSVEIKQAAFRIDGVFLPLQNTPTQTVYFVEIQFQKDQLLYHRVFAELFLFLNQNPTTQDWHTVILYPKRSLEPDDSKLHQVLLESTKVQRIYLNELDPQANQSLGVGIVQLVVESHDNTPHRAKQLIKQARQNAAALTRQVIIDLIETIVVYKFPKLSRQEIEDMLQLNELKQTRVYQEAREEGREEGIREGKLAAVPLLLKAGISVEQIAQQLELDIAVVRQIAQQQS from the coding sequence GTGAAAACAGATAGTCTTTTTTATCAAATTTTTGCCGAGTTCCCTAGTATTTTCTTTGAATTAATTGGACGTCCTGCCAATGAAGCGCAAGGATATCAATTTCGTTCTGTGGAAATCAAACAAGCTGCTTTTCGTATTGATGGCGTATTTCTTCCACTACAGAATACTCCTACACAAACGGTGTATTTTGTAGAGATTCAATTTCAAAAAGACCAATTACTCTATCATCGGGTATTTGCCGAACTATTCTTATTTCTTAACCAAAATCCTACAACTCAAGATTGGCATACTGTAATTCTTTACCCGAAGCGCAGCTTAGAACCTGATGATTCAAAGCTTCATCAAGTTTTACTAGAAAGTACGAAAGTACAACGAATTTATCTTAATGAACTAGATCCACAAGCAAACCAGTCATTAGGCGTCGGGATTGTTCAACTCGTCGTAGAGTCGCACGATAATACACCACATCGCGCAAAACAACTTATTAAACAAGCGAGACAAAATGCCGCAGCCCTCACTAGACAAGTAATAATAGACTTAATCGAGACAATCGTAGTTTATAAGTTTCCTAAATTGAGCCGACAGGAGATCGAAGATATGCTGCAACTCAATGAACTCAAACAAACTAGAGTTTATCAAGAAGCGCGTGAAGAAGGGCGTGAAGAAGGAATTAGAGAAGGCAAGTTAGCCGCAGTGCCTTTATTACTTAAAGCAGGAATATCCGTAGAGCAAATCGCCCAACAACTAGAACTAGATATAGCAGTAGTGAGACAAATAGCACAACAGCAATCTTAA
- a CDS encoding dual specificity protein phosphatase family protein, whose translation MYKFAAAYENELIVFGSEKPKYSNKAVNQWIDFMQSQNIKRVCCLLSQIELTRYLDLLETYQQKFGLDQVCWAPIEDFQFSDRATLIEKILPFLMAANKQDEKVVVHCAGGVGRTGHVLAAWLVSGRGFSNKDAIAAVKRTGRNPHEAVIVAMLKGQNPWKVVAQLNSLLDASRQNSF comes from the coding sequence ATGTATAAATTTGCTGCGGCTTACGAAAATGAATTAATTGTATTTGGTTCAGAAAAACCTAAATACAGCAATAAGGCAGTCAATCAATGGATTGATTTTATGCAAAGTCAAAATATTAAACGAGTTTGCTGCTTACTCTCACAAATCGAGCTAACGCGCTATTTAGATTTACTGGAAACTTATCAACAAAAATTTGGACTAGACCAAGTTTGTTGGGCACCAATTGAAGACTTTCAATTTTCTGACCGTGCAACCCTAATTGAGAAGATACTACCGTTTTTAATGGCTGCCAACAAGCAAGATGAAAAAGTCGTAGTTCATTGTGCTGGAGGTGTTGGGCGGACAGGACACGTTTTAGCAGCATGGCTTGTGAGTGGACGTGGCTTCTCGAATAAAGATGCGATCGCCGCTGTAAAACGAACAGGGAGAAATCCTCATGAGGCGGTCATTGTTGCTATGTTGAAAGGTCAAAATCCGTGGAAAGTTGTTGCGCAACTCAATTCACTTTTAGATGCTAGTCGTCAAAACAGCTTTTAA
- a CDS encoding branched-chain amino acid ABC transporter permease: protein MTSTTMDITLLLQQVLNGLSIGSAYAIFALGYTLIFSILGIINFAHGAIFTLGAYFTYALMGGAFGFNGLLANAVLPFQLPFAVALVLGSTFAGLVGVAVERIAFRPLRRRGSDPLLTVVSSLGVAVVIVNVIQYLVGAESYTFPAGTYGNLPAAINFGTAEQRVPIRSVQVVIFTVSVVILTILTLFINRTKYGKAMQAVAEDPTTASLLGINTDRYIVLTFFISSFLAGLAGTLVASSVSIAGPYFGIAFGLKGLAVIVLGGLGSIPGAVLGGLMIGLVEAFVPADYSAYKDAVAFGILFVMLLVRPQGLLGRRFVQKV, encoded by the coding sequence ATGACAAGCACAACAATGGATATAACGCTGCTTTTACAACAAGTTCTTAATGGTTTATCAATTGGCAGCGCATACGCTATTTTTGCTCTAGGATATACTTTAATATTTTCGATTTTAGGGATTATTAATTTTGCACATGGAGCAATTTTTACCTTAGGTGCTTATTTTACGTATGCACTTATGGGTGGTGCGTTTGGTTTTAATGGTTTACTTGCGAATGCTGTGTTACCGTTTCAGCTTCCATTTGCTGTCGCTTTAGTCTTGGGAAGCACGTTTGCTGGTTTAGTCGGCGTCGCAGTTGAACGCATTGCTTTTCGTCCGTTACGCCGTCGTGGTTCTGATCCACTTTTAACGGTTGTTTCCAGTTTGGGTGTCGCGGTAGTGATTGTCAATGTGATTCAGTATTTAGTAGGTGCGGAAAGTTATACTTTTCCTGCGGGTACATACGGAAACCTCCCCGCTGCAATTAACTTTGGTACAGCAGAACAACGCGTACCAATTCGCAGTGTACAAGTGGTTATATTCACTGTATCTGTCGTGATTTTGACAATTTTAACGTTGTTTATCAATCGCACTAAGTATGGTAAAGCGATGCAAGCCGTTGCTGAAGATCCAACGACGGCAAGTTTGCTGGGAATCAACACCGATCGCTATATTGTTCTGACGTTTTTTATTAGCAGTTTTCTCGCGGGTTTAGCAGGAACTTTGGTTGCTTCGAGTGTGAGTATTGCAGGACCATATTTTGGGATTGCTTTCGGTTTAAAAGGTTTAGCCGTGATTGTCCTTGGTGGATTAGGGAGTATTCCTGGTGCGGTGTTGGGCGGTTTAATGATTGGTTTAGTTGAAGCCTTTGTTCCAGCTGATTACTCGGCGTACAAGGATGCGGTTGCTTTTGGTATCTTATTCGTTATGCTGCTAGTAAGACCCCAAGGCTTATTAGGACGTCGGTTTGTGCAAAAAGTCTAG
- a CDS encoding ATP-dependent 6-phosphofructokinase, with product MGQKRIGILTSGGDCPGLNAAIRAVVSHARLTYNWEVLGIPYATQGLLERQAIPLDLHCFDLRGIDPLLSMGGTILGTINKGDTLARATEILASYHALALDALIAIGGDGSLAILHRLARLGNWNIVAIPKTIDNDVALTERAIGFDTAVNTITDALNRLTFTAASHDRVMVVEVMGRTSGHLALHAGIAGGADCILIPEISYSIAKICEHIQDLRDRVHRRFAIVVVAEGAKPATKTPSCDAASLKDCGIGQYITTQISRYFARIDIRASVLGHIQRGGIPSAADRLMATAFGKAAVDLIAQERYDRMVAWQNGQVIPVPLQEVLSHCPLFVNPQSYLVETARAVGVYVGNFS from the coding sequence ATGGGACAAAAACGAATTGGCATTCTTACCAGTGGTGGCGATTGTCCTGGACTTAATGCAGCCATCCGCGCGGTTGTGAGTCACGCTCGGCTCACGTACAATTGGGAGGTTCTTGGTATTCCCTACGCAACTCAAGGATTGCTAGAGCGTCAAGCGATTCCGTTAGATCTGCATTGCTTCGATTTACGCGGTATCGATCCTTTACTGAGTATGGGCGGTACGATTTTAGGGACGATCAATAAAGGTGATACTCTCGCGCGGGCAACTGAAATTCTTGCAAGTTACCACGCCTTAGCGTTGGATGCACTGATTGCAATCGGTGGTGATGGTAGTTTGGCAATTCTGCATCGTTTGGCGCGTTTAGGAAACTGGAATATTGTTGCAATTCCCAAAACAATTGACAATGACGTCGCGCTTACCGAACGGGCAATAGGCTTTGATACTGCGGTTAACACAATTACCGATGCTTTAAATCGTCTCACGTTTACCGCCGCAAGTCACGATCGCGTCATGGTTGTGGAAGTTATGGGGCGCACTTCGGGACATTTGGCACTCCACGCAGGAATTGCTGGTGGCGCTGATTGCATTTTAATTCCCGAAATTTCCTACTCAATTGCAAAAATCTGCGAGCATATCCAAGACTTGCGCGATCGCGTTCATCGCCGCTTTGCGATCGTTGTTGTTGCTGAAGGTGCCAAACCTGCAACCAAAACGCCAAGTTGTGACGCTGCAAGTCTCAAAGATTGTGGTATCGGTCAATATATCACAACTCAAATCAGTCGCTACTTTGCACGCATTGATATTCGCGCTTCGGTACTCGGACATATCCAACGTGGCGGTATTCCCTCAGCAGCGGATCGACTCATGGCAACAGCTTTTGGTAAGGCTGCTGTCGATTTAATCGCACAAGAACGCTACGATCGCATGGTTGCTTGGCAAAATGGACAAGTTATCCCTGTACCCCTGCAAGAAGTATTATCACATTGTCCCTTATTTGTCAATCCTCAAAGCTATTTAGTTGAAACTGCGCGCGCTGTCGGTGTTTACGTCGGAAATTTTAGCTAA
- a CDS encoding ABC transporter substrate-binding protein — MHKFAARPSALFATLALLLSACGGANTGTNTTNTATNTTATSSSNPVPIGVALAQTSNVALLGQEQVAGARIAEKYFNEQGGIDGTPIKLVFQDTGGDEAGTINAFQTLINNDRVVGIVGPTLSQQAFSANPIAERAKVPVIGPSNTAKGIPQIGDYIARVSAPVSVVAPNSVQAALKSNPNIRRVAVFYAQNDAFSKSETEIFQQTVKEQGLELVTVQKFQTTDTDFQTQATNALNLKPDLVIISGLAADGGNLVRQLRELGYQGTIVGGNGLNTSNVFTVCKEFCDGVLIAQAYSPEHPGEMNAAFRNAYMSQYKKEPPQFSAQAFTAVQVYVDALRALDSKTDISTLPLPQLRTELNKQILAGSYETPLGEISFTPEGEIVQKEFYVAQIKMNNNGNSGQFAFLK, encoded by the coding sequence ATGCACAAATTTGCTGCACGCCCTTCTGCCTTATTTGCAACTTTAGCTTTACTGCTGTCTGCGTGTGGTGGAGCTAATACAGGTACAAATACAACTAATACTGCAACAAATACAACAGCAACTTCATCTTCTAATCCAGTTCCTATCGGTGTTGCATTAGCGCAAACGAGTAATGTCGCCTTACTCGGTCAAGAACAAGTAGCTGGCGCGAGAATTGCTGAAAAGTATTTTAACGAACAAGGTGGAATTGACGGTACGCCAATTAAGCTTGTGTTTCAAGATACGGGCGGTGATGAAGCTGGTACAATTAATGCATTTCAAACATTAATTAATAACGATCGCGTTGTTGGCATTGTTGGTCCTACCTTATCACAACAAGCGTTTAGTGCCAATCCTATTGCCGAAAGAGCTAAAGTTCCCGTAATCGGACCATCAAATACTGCTAAAGGTATTCCGCAAATTGGCGATTACATCGCGCGAGTTTCTGCACCAGTATCGGTTGTTGCGCCAAATTCAGTACAAGCTGCATTAAAGAGCAATCCCAACATCAGACGAGTAGCTGTTTTTTATGCACAAAACGATGCTTTTAGCAAGTCAGAAACCGAAATTTTTCAACAAACTGTGAAAGAACAAGGACTTGAATTAGTCACAGTTCAAAAGTTTCAAACAACAGATACAGATTTTCAAACGCAAGCAACAAATGCGTTAAACTTAAAACCTGATTTAGTTATCATCTCTGGATTAGCAGCTGATGGTGGTAATTTAGTAAGACAACTACGCGAACTTGGGTATCAAGGCACAATTGTTGGTGGTAATGGTTTAAATACATCAAATGTGTTTACAGTCTGTAAAGAATTTTGTGATGGCGTATTGATCGCTCAAGCTTACAGCCCCGAACATCCTGGGGAAATGAATGCAGCTTTTCGCAATGCTTATATGAGTCAATACAAAAAAGAACCACCCCAGTTTAGCGCCCAAGCTTTTACCGCTGTACAAGTTTATGTAGACGCCCTCAGAGCTTTAGATAGTAAAACTGATATTAGTACTTTACCATTACCACAACTACGGACAGAACTGAATAAGCAAATATTAGCAGGAAGCTATGAAACTCCATTAGGTGAAATTTCTTTTACTCCCGAAGGCGAGATTGTACAAAAAGAATTTTATGTAGCCCAAATTAAGATGAATAATAATGGCAATAGCGGTCAATTTGCTTTTTTAAAATGA
- a CDS encoding dihydroorotate dehydrogenase-like protein, which produces MNLTTTYMGLTLRSPLVAGASPLSEDLDNLKLMEDAGAAAIVLHSLFEEQLRSQRQEAYDLTHSTASTDTARFRVGSEEYLNHIRRAKEHVDIPIIASLNGSSVGGWTNYARQIEQAGADALELNVYYVPTDMEVTGEQIEQTYINILRAVKASVSMPVAIKLSPYFTNMANMAKRCDDAGADALVLFNRFYQPDINLKTLAVEPNVLLSTPQAMRLPLRWIAILYGRINASLAATSGIHTGQDVVKLLMVGAHVTMLCSVLLQHGILHLHAIERELEQWMTEHEYESVQQLQGMLSRQNCPDQSAFERAQYVRSLQTYKPEWARIYESSYYFG; this is translated from the coding sequence ATGAACTTAACGACGACATACATGGGGTTAACACTGCGATCGCCCTTGGTAGCAGGAGCCTCGCCCCTTTCCGAAGACCTTGATAACCTCAAACTCATGGAAGATGCAGGCGCAGCTGCAATTGTCTTGCATTCGCTTTTTGAAGAACAACTGCGATCGCAACGCCAAGAAGCCTACGATCTCACGCACAGTACGGCAAGTACTGACACCGCAAGATTTCGCGTTGGTTCTGAAGAATATCTCAATCACATTCGTCGCGCCAAAGAACACGTAGATATTCCGATTATCGCTAGCCTCAACGGTTCATCAGTTGGCGGTTGGACAAACTACGCCCGACAAATTGAGCAAGCCGGCGCAGATGCACTAGAACTCAACGTTTACTATGTTCCTACCGACATGGAAGTGACAGGCGAACAGATCGAACAAACTTATATCAATATTTTGCGTGCAGTCAAAGCATCAGTGTCAATGCCTGTAGCGATTAAGCTTAGCCCCTACTTTACTAATATGGCGAATATGGCAAAGCGATGTGATGATGCAGGTGCTGACGCGTTAGTACTGTTTAATCGCTTTTATCAACCAGATATTAATCTCAAAACTCTCGCCGTTGAGCCAAATGTTTTATTAAGCACGCCCCAAGCAATGCGCTTACCACTCCGCTGGATTGCGATTTTGTATGGACGCATCAACGCGAGTTTAGCCGCGACGAGTGGGATTCACACTGGGCAAGATGTGGTTAAGTTACTGATGGTAGGCGCTCATGTGACAATGCTTTGTTCAGTACTCTTGCAGCATGGTATCCTTCATCTCCACGCGATTGAACGCGAACTTGAGCAATGGATGACAGAACACGAGTATGAATCGGTACAGCAATTGCAAGGAATGTTAAGTCGTCAAAACTGCCCCGATCAAAGTGCATTTGAACGCGCGCAATACGTGCGATCGCTCCAAACTTACAAACCAGAATGGGCGCGTATCTACGAGTCATCTTATTACTTCGGTTAA
- a CDS encoding alpha/beta hydrolase — protein sequence MSVRAFFQVAKVENAASPYDTIHLKVFYPAQRSGSPQEQDMGIVPADEGRSPFKVVIFFNGINCGPEIYQWLAVKLAERGLVVVTFAWVAQNLPGIVALTPGVELKNLAPNTYGTAPTASALPTLLAALERLQSEGVLAGLLDLDQIILGGHSAGGRVAIESADPRFFSQVVGAFAYGAHTAAIVQLGYPPNTILPLPDTLPLMLIGGTCDGVIAKSSHRYGVDWERATTPITRTFQQAIAGNRGDSYLLLLEGANHFSIAHPFDSTTGRPFLDFPATQPEEQLRNLIAEAIGLFIDAHVRHQLKALETLNRYLVSDNPLIAAFERK from the coding sequence ATGAGCGTTCGTGCATTTTTCCAAGTTGCCAAAGTAGAAAATGCTGCCTCTCCATACGATACGATTCACCTCAAAGTTTTCTATCCAGCGCAGAGATCAGGTAGCCCTCAAGAACAGGATATGGGTATTGTACCTGCGGATGAAGGACGATCGCCTTTTAAAGTCGTCATTTTTTTTAATGGTATCAACTGCGGTCCAGAAATTTATCAATGGCTTGCGGTTAAACTAGCAGAACGCGGGCTTGTCGTTGTCACTTTTGCTTGGGTGGCACAGAATTTACCTGGAATTGTCGCGCTTACTCCTGGCGTTGAACTTAAAAACTTAGCGCCTAACACCTATGGTACTGCTCCGACAGCTTCTGCTTTGCCAACGCTGTTAGCTGCATTAGAGCGTTTACAATCTGAAGGGGTTCTAGCTGGTTTACTAGACTTAGACCAGATCATTTTAGGAGGGCATTCGGCTGGCGGTAGAGTCGCGATTGAAAGTGCCGATCCGCGATTTTTTTCCCAAGTTGTCGGAGCTTTTGCCTATGGTGCGCATACAGCAGCAATCGTACAGCTAGGATATCCACCAAACACAATCTTACCTCTTCCTGATACTTTACCGCTGATGTTGATTGGGGGAACCTGTGACGGCGTGATTGCCAAAAGTAGCCATCGTTATGGAGTTGATTGGGAACGCGCAACAACGCCAATAACACGTACATTCCAACAAGCGATCGCTGGAAATCGCGGCGATAGTTATCTTCTCCTACTAGAGGGAGCAAACCATTTTTCTATCGCGCATCCGTTTGATTCTACGACAGGTAGACCTTTCTTAGACTTTCCCGCAACCCAACCGGAAGAACAATTACGAAATTTAATTGCTGAAGCAATTGGTTTATTTATCGATGCGCACGTTCGCCATCAACTCAAGGCGCTGGAAACTCTCAATCGTTATTTAGTGTCTGACAATCCTTTAATCGCTGCATTTGAGCGCAAGTAG
- a CDS encoding MOSC domain-containing protein yields MPHLAHILIYPIKSLDGIAVSSATVLASGALKHDREFAIVDAQGRFVNGKRNAQVHLLRSHFSLSHRTVTLQIQGTPTQQIFHLDDQREALEAWLSDFFGFSVQLQQNLNTGFPDDTESPGPTVISTATLIEVASWFPGISLDEMRRRIRANIEIDDVPAFWEDQLFSATGDTVSFQIGNVEFQGINPCQRCVVPTRDSLTATPYPYFQKTFITKRKETLPSWVAASRFNHYFRLSVNTRISKTQKDKSICLGDTVEVYSRQKSS; encoded by the coding sequence ATGCCTCATCTTGCTCATATTTTGATTTATCCAATTAAATCGCTTGACGGTATTGCCGTTTCTAGTGCAACGGTTTTAGCAAGTGGTGCGCTAAAGCACGATCGCGAGTTTGCAATTGTTGATGCTCAGGGTAGATTCGTTAATGGTAAGCGTAATGCGCAAGTTCATTTGTTGCGATCGCACTTCTCTCTATCTCATCGGACTGTTACACTGCAAATACAAGGTACTCCAACCCAACAAATTTTTCATCTCGACGACCAACGAGAAGCGCTAGAAGCTTGGTTGAGTGATTTTTTTGGCTTTTCTGTCCAATTACAACAAAACTTAAATACAGGCTTCCCCGACGACACCGAATCGCCAGGACCTACTGTAATTAGCACCGCAACGCTTATAGAAGTTGCTTCTTGGTTTCCTGGTATCAGTCTTGATGAAATGCGCCGTCGCATTCGTGCCAATATCGAAATCGATGACGTTCCCGCATTTTGGGAAGATCAACTATTTAGCGCAACAGGGGATACAGTTTCTTTTCAAATAGGAAATGTAGAATTTCAAGGCATCAATCCTTGTCAGCGCTGCGTCGTTCCTACACGTGATTCGCTCACAGCAACACCCTATCCTTATTTCCAGAAAACATTCATTACCAAGCGCAAAGAAACATTACCCTCTTGGGTAGCAGCATCGCGTTTTAATCACTATTTTCGCTTGAGTGTCAATACAAGAATTTCTAAAACGCAAAAAGATAAAAGTATTTGCTTGGGCGATACAGTTGAAGTTTATTCTAGACAAAAAAGTAGTTAA